A window of Solanum stenotomum isolate F172 chromosome 3, ASM1918654v1, whole genome shotgun sequence contains these coding sequences:
- the LOC125858970 gene encoding uncharacterized protein LOC125858970 produces the protein MPTLATRPSGTSNSTSSKASSTFAAPSPPRSAAASASRPPITQAMLYKMGHLAQFADVCASRLEVVVPRMIERAIDAVFTPLKALIDALTTRVEVFERGHGASEEVTALKADVSELRKDVDHLKSIDFTSLFGTMKIPDDPSIDILAYSEVPTATTGDEVRVDVVVAETDEEQFGVHEDVVFDDLADLESAMVDSAVQASLRDVSIVGSSGAMITETPSTNAHTDGATDMQISPRLSLLG, from the coding sequence ATGCCTACTCTAGCCACtaggccttcaggtacttctaaCTCCACTTCTTCTAAAGCCTCGAGTACTTTTGCTGCTCCCTCTCCCCCTAGATCTGCTGCTGCTTCTGCTTCTAGGCCTCCGATCACCCAGGCGATGCTATATAAGATGGGGCATTTGGCCCAATTTGCCGATGTGTGTGCCTCTCGATTAGAGGTTGTTGTTCCTAGGATGATCGAGAGAGCCATTGATGCTGTATTCACACCTCTCAAGGCTTTGATTGATGCCCTTACAACGAGAGTAGAGGTATTTGAGAGAGGACATGGTGCTTCTGAGGAGGTGACGGCCTTGAAGGCCGATGTTTCTGAGttgaggaaggatgtggaccatCTAAAGTCCATAGATTTTACTTCACTATTTGGGACGATGAAGATTCCAGATGACCCGAGCATAGATATTCTAGCTTATTCTGAGGTGCCTACGGCTACCACAGGAGATGAGGTTAgagttgatgttgttgttgctgagactgatgaggagcaGTTTGGTGTTCATGAGGATGTTGTCTTTGATGATTTGGCAGACCTTGAGAGTGCCATGGTAGATTCAGCTGTTCAGGCCTCTTTGAGGGATGTTTCCATTGTTGGCTCCAGTGGAGCTATGATTACTGAGACCCCGAGCACTAATGCCCATACAGACGGAGCGACGGACATGCAGATTTCACCCCGGCTTAGCCTGTTAGGATGA